A part of Peromyscus maniculatus bairdii isolate BWxNUB_F1_BW_parent chromosome 10, HU_Pman_BW_mat_3.1, whole genome shotgun sequence genomic DNA contains:
- the Ccdc158 gene encoding coiled-coil domain-containing protein 158 isoform X7, protein MEPKACESNNEDLLPSGIASNGGSSSPFFVSSIRGTVVENPSSTGTLTQMPYFPKYEVELDSHRKVIPYPGKEHIERVLEEYSHQVKDLQKRLNESNELHEKQKFYLRQSVIDLQTKLQEMQMERDAMADIRRRESQSQEDLRNQLQNTVHELETAKRLKEDMLKDSSTQIEQLRKMMLSHEGVLQEIRSILVDFEEASGKKICEHDSMSTMHFRSLGSAISKILRELDTEISYLKGRIFPVEDQLETLKSESQSKIELLLQQHQDRIEQLISEHEVEITGLTEKASSARSQANSIQSQMEIIQEQARNQNSMYMRQLSELESTVSQLRSELREAKRMYEDKENLQNPLTNWER, encoded by the exons ATGGAACCAAAAGCTTGTGAATCAAATAATGAAGATCTTTTACCAAGTGGCATCGCATCCAATGGAG GTTCTTCAAGCCCGTTTTTTGTGTCTTCTATTCGTGGTACAGTAGTTGAAAATCCATCTTCAACTGGGACTTTAACACAAATGCCTTATTTCCCTAAATATGAAGTGGAACTTGATTCTCATAGAAAGGTCATCCCTTATCCTGGGAAAGAGCACATCGAACGTGTTTTGGAAGAATATTCACATCAAGTTAAAGACTTGCAGAAAAGACTAAACGAA agcaATGAATTACATGAGAAACAAAAGTTTTACTTAAGACAGTCAGTCATTGATTTGCAAACGAAACTTCAAGAAATGCAAATGGAGAGAGATGCCATGGCTGACATCAG ACGAAGGGAGAGTCAGTCCCAGGAGGATTTAAGAAATCAGCTTCAAAATACAGTTCATGAGCTTGAGACTGCCAAGCGCCTCAAGGAGGACATGTTGAAAGACAGCAGCACACAGATCGAGCAGCTAAGAAAAATGATGCTTAGCCACGAAGGTGTGCTTCAGGAAATCCGATCAATCTTAGTTGACTTTGAAGAAGCCTCAGGCAAGAAAATATGTGAACACGACAGCATGTCTACCATGCACTTCCGCAGCCTGGGCTCAGCTATTAGTAAAATCCTAAGAGAATTAGACACAGAAATCTCTTATCTTAAAGGGAGGATATTTCCA GTAGAGGATCAGCTTGAAACACTGAAATCTGAATCACAGAGCAAAATAGAACTATTACTTCAACAACATCAAGATCG GATTGAGCAACTGATCAGTGAACATGAAGTCGAAATAACAGGACTTACGGAGAAAGCCAGTAGTGCTCGCAGCCAGGCCAACAGTATCCAGAGTCAAATGGAAATCATTCA AGAACAAGCAAGGAACCAGAACTCCATGTACATGCGCCAGCTCAGTGAGTTGGAGTCTACTGTTTCTCAGCTTCGTTCTGAGCTGAGGGAAGCCAAGAGGATGTATGAAGATAAG GAGAACCTCCAGAACCCCCTTACGAATTGGGAGCGGTAG